A region of the Phaeodactylum tricornutum CCAP 1055/1 chromosome 1, whole genome shotgun sequence genome:
ATTCCGCGAGGTAAATcaatcgtcgtcggtggaTCGTATTTGGAGGAAGATAAGGAACCGTCGATTCGGAATGTCGAAAGGGATCGTTTGTTACAAAATGCCAGCAACCTTGGAATTAACACTGAAAAGGCACGTATTATCGGCGAGTGGACAGGATTTCGACCCTATCGTCCCACAGCTCGCTGCGAGTTGGATCTCGATTCGACTAGTGATATTCGAATAGTGCATAGTTACGGGTATGGCGGGAGCGGTTGGACGGTAAACGTCGGGGCTGCCGTCGAGGCAGTGGACTTACTTATAGGTACAAAGAAATTGTAAGCTCTCATAGTTTATTGGTGTAAACAGCACATCTACTGGCAATCGTCAAGGCAACATCCAAAATCTGGACGCTGCCGTATTTCTAGAACTACATTCCAAGATCTTTAGTGTACCACCTACTATAAAGTGAAACAATCATTACCATCCACCTTGCGTGTTATTCTGGCCGTACGTATTTCCAGATCCTTGCTGCTGACTATAGCCACCCATATTACCACCTCCATGCATCTGACTCATCATATacatttgctgttgctgtggtGTCATGCCTTGCATGCCCATCCCGGTGCCGTTATTTTGCATACCCATTCCTTGGTGCTGCATACTGGGGTTACCCATCATAGAGGGATACTGCATAGATGCATTATTATTCATCatcatttgctgttgctgcatcATACCTTGCATCGAGCCCATTCCTTGGCTCTGCATATTACCCTGCATCATATTCCCCTGGTTGTTGGGTTGACTGTGCTGGTTATGCTTCATCATCACAGACGGATCCATCATATCAATAGCACTTGCTCCACCGCTACTTGCTCCCATCACTAGAGGGTTGGATCCTACCGATCCCATGGAAAGTGGTGGAGCCATTTGAATTCCGCTGCTCAGCGACGACTTATGTAGTCCGTCGATTCCAGCAAAGCTCATATTGGAGCCTTGAGTGCCCTTTTTGACAATCTCGGCGATGTGTTGCCTCTCTTGAACAAAGGTAGCAGCAGCGGCATTCGCAATAATTGGCTGGTTCAATTTATCTTCCTTTCTAGGGTTCTTCGACAGCCCGTCCAGCGAAATAAGTTTGCTCAAGGGATCGACGGGTCCCCGTGCAGAAGCAGCTGATGAGTTCACCGGTCCGGAAAAGTCTCCAAAATCGTCCTCATTGTTGTTACTACTATTCTGCGGTGCATTAGGGCGGTTCGACTGTTGATGCGACTGGTGAGAGGTATTCGCAGAAAGCATAGTATTACCGTTCACGTTTTGTTGAGCTTGCTGCGTCACGCCGCCAATACCCATGTTGTTCATTCCATATCCACCAGCCATATTGTTGATTACAAAAGCAGCTCCACCGGCCATTCCGTTCTGCGAATTGTTCGTAGCAGTATGCGATTGAATATTGGCGGAATCTCCGAAAGCGTCAAAGGTTTGGGTCGTATGCTGCGGAACTGACGAACCACCAAACGCGTCAAATTGTGATCCGTTCGAAGTAGTAGCAGTGACAGGAGCGGCAAACGGATCGTTATCCTGAACGGAAGGTGCGGCCGCAAAGTCACCAAAATCATCATCGGCCGTAGCTGGTGCGGGTGCAGGTGGCGCatcaaaggaaaagagatCAACTTCCGGGAGATTCGCTGGAGCAGGAGCTTCAGCagcttccttctttttctttttagtctttttgactttggTCTTTTGGGTATCATCCGAGGGCATTGTTGCAAATGTTGGTGTTGGCTGGGATGGGGATGAGCGAGTGTCATCTTGGTCGTAACGGCCTCCGTACGAAGTTTTCTCTTCGTCGTACCGTCCTCCAGCAGCGCTATTTTTGCTCCCGATTCCGCTATCCCCGTAACCTCCACGAGAATCCCAGCTATCGTTGCCGTAGCCTGCGTAATTTCCGCCTCCTCCACCTCCTCCGCCACTATTCATTCCTCCTTGATTGCTAACACCGCCGAGATTTCCGCCAAATTTTTCTCTCAGTTTCCGGGCCTTTTGGCGCTCTTCTCGAATGCGATCGTCATCCGAAAGCATTTCAATGACCTGCTTGGACTTCTCACGCACGCCTTGCCCGCGATCAATCGTTCCTTCGTAGTAGTTGAACTGTCCGAGCGCACGCAGCGTGTGTCCGTGGTTGCGTGCATCGTCTACGCAGCGTTCCGAACCGTTCTTGATGAGATGTTCTAAAAGTGTGAGACCCTTGAAGACGATTCGCCATGCAGCGGGGCGCTGGTTTTCGAGAGATTCCCAGACAATCATGGAAATGGTCGCGAAACGGTCGTAGTCGAACGTATCGCGCGCGATTTCGTTCATAAGAGAACTGGAAGCTCCCCAGTTTTTGTGCGACAGAACTTCGTAAACGCGAGCTTCAACCTCCGTTTTGGGCTTGGCTTGATTGAACCTGTACAAATCAGTCGACAAGAAGGGAAAGGTGTGAGTGGACAGGTGTGAGTAAACAGTTGTTCCATTCTAAATTGGCATTATATACAAAGTACAATGGATAGATGGTACAAGTCGCGAAACGACCCAACACACCACGCAGCAACGCAGCAAGACTCTGCTTTCGTCACGGGTCGAATCTTTCACATTCTTTGTACAAGCAAGGGCAAGTTCCTCTTTCTACTTACGCATCTTCCGCCAAATTCCGGACTTTATCGATACTAAGATCTTTCAAAAAGTCCATTGTGGACAAATAGACTAAGCCGGAAGTGTGCTGGTACTGACAATGAAACAGTAAATGCACAGCCTTGGTCTTTCGCTATTCTCTGTGGTACGACGAACCACGTTTGTTTGGCGCGTGGCTATCGTGTTGTCGTAGCGTTACATTCATAGTAGTACtagctactagctagctataGTACTAGCTCTAGTAGAGCGTGAAttggtttgactgtgaattgctGCGGGTACC
Encoded here:
- a CDS encoding predicted protein gives rise to the protein MIVWESLENQRPAAWRIVFKGLTLLEHLIKNGSERCVDDARNHGHTLRALGQFNYYEGTIDRGQGVREKSKQVIEMLSDDDRIREERQKARK